Within the Bacillus sp. FSL K6-3431 genome, the region CCAATTGGATATGAACCTATCTTTGGCATATGGTTTATCGTCTCAATTATTGCCGCTTATATTATCCGCAAACCAGGGGCTGCTTTTTTAGCGGAAACAATTGCGGCTTTTGTTGAAGTGTTGATCGGAAACGTGAATGGTCCACGGTTAATTTTAGCCGGCATGATCCAGGGACTTGGAGCTGAGGTGGTATTCGCGGCTACTGGATGGAAACGTTACTCCGTTTGGGTGCTAATGGCAGCTGGGATGGGGTCATCAGTTTTCAGTTTCGTTTGGGCCTATTATATATCGGGTTTTGCCGCATTATCCCCAACCTACGTTTTCTGGATGTTCACCATCCGCTTACTATCAGGTGCATTGATGGCTGGACTGCTTGGAAAATATATTAGTGATACATTAGGTAAAACAGGTGTCCTCAATGGCATGGCACTTGGTAAGGAATTGAAACGGAAGAAAACAGCATGACAAGCGAAATGCTAACAGTCAAAAATCTTTCATTCTCTTACGATGAAACAGAAGCACCAGTATTACGCAACCTTTCTTTTTCATTAAAAAAGGGAGAATCGATGATGCTACTTGGGCCTAGTGGTTCAGGAAAAAGTTCGCTCACCTTATGTTTAAACGGTTTATATCCTTCCGTCATTGATGGACATCTAGAAGGTTCTATACAACTTTTCGGAAAAAGCATCGCTGATTATCTTCCTGGTGAAGCAAGTAAACATATAGGCGTTGTGTTCCAAGACCCTGAAGCACAATTTTGTATGCTCACTGTGGAAGACGAGATCGCCTTTGGTTTAGAAAATATAAAAATACCACGGGAAAAAATCGCAGAACGAATCGGCTGGGCTTTACAGCTTGTTGGTCTAGAAGAACATCTTTCAGCGAATATTGCCGCGCTCTCTGGTGGGATGAAGCAAAAACTAGCCTTGGCATGTGTACTTGCCATGAAGCCAGACCTAATCATTTTGGATGAGCCTACAGCATTGCTTGATCCTATTACCACGAAAGATTTTGCGCAAACAATTAAAAGGCTGCAAGCGGAACTACAATTTTCACTGATTGTGATTGAACATAAATTGGACCATTGGATTTCATTTATGGATAAATCTCTTGTATTCTCTGAAAATGGAGAGGTTATTTTTGAAGGAACACCAAAAGAGTGTTTCAAACATTATCGTGGGGATCTAAAGAATCATGGGATTTGGTTACCGAAAACACTTTTACTAAGCGAGCAATTGGGTTTAGATAACGCGGTGCCACTCTCAGAAAAAGAGTTATTAGAAACATTGGTAGATTATAAGTTCACTGTAATAGAAATTCCACTCAATCAGAGGAAGAGTGTTTACACTTTACACCCTATTCTAGAAACGACAGAACTCACTTATACTAAAAGTGAAAAAAGCATAATAAAAAATATGAATATACGTCTTCCGGAAGGTGCACTTACGGCAATTGTCGGCCCGAATGGTGCAGGGAAATCAACTTTATCATACTTGCTAGCTGGACTAGTTAAACCCACGAGCGGTAAAGTTTTACATAAAGAAAAGTCTTTAAGGCACTTATCTGACGTGGAAATGAGCAAGACAATCGGCTATGTATTTCAAAATCCAGAACATCAATTCATCGCTGATACTGTCTACGAAGAAATAGCATTTTCATTAAAAATGCAAAAGAGAAGTAAAGCTGAAATAAAACAAATTGTTGAGGATATTTTAGGCGCATGTCGACTGCAACATTTATCTCATCAACATCCATTTGCATTAAGTCAAGGCCAGAAAAGACGACTTAGTGTTGCGACAATGATGGTGGATGAACAACCACTACTTATTTTAGATGAACCGACATATGGTCAAGATGCCAGAACAACCGAAGAATTGATGAAAATGGTGAATAAACGCCTGGAAGTTGGATTTTCAGCCATAATGATTACTCATGATATGGAGCTTGTATCTTCCTATGCCGATTATGTGATCGTAATTATTGATGGAGAAGTATTGTTTCAAGGAACGCCTCATCTACTGTTTTTAGCGTCCGACCAACTACTTGAAGCGGCCCATATTGAACTTCCGATCGCCTATTCATTACAGAAAAAATTAACTATTCGAGGTGAGGCTTTTGCAGCTTCATACACTTAATCCGACTATTAAAGCTTTAACAGTCGTTATCCTTGTATCCATGTTATCTTTCGTTTTCGATCCCGTGACACCTTTGCTGTTCTGGATGCTCATCCTTGTCATTACTTTTGCCTTCGGAAAAGTTAACATTCGTAAATGGTTGCTCATTTTTATTCCGTTCTTACTGGTCGCTCTTGGGTATGTATGGACAACTGCCGTATTTTCCAATCCTCCTGAGGGCATCAATCTTGTCGTTTACTGGACTGCAGGTCCATTTAAAATCACAAACTACGGCATTTCCACTGGACTGGCTCTCGGATTCCGAGTCCTTTGTTTTGCAGGACTTTCACTGTTATTCATTTTGACGACCGATCCGATAAAATTTATTTTAAGCCTTGTTCAGCAATGTAAATTACCGCCAAAATTTGCCTATGGATTGCTCGCAGGCTACCGCTTTTTGCCATTACTGACAGAGGAAATTAGAATTATCCGACATGCCCATAAAGTACGTGGTGCAAATCGCGAAGCAGGTATCAAAGGGAAACTACTTGCTTTGAAAAGATATGCCATTCCCCTACTTGCTAGTGCCATTCGTAAAGCAGAACGCGCCGCAATTGCAATGGAATCAAAGGGCTTCACAGGTGCACGTGACCGAACATATTATTATCGCTCAGAAGTAAAAAAACAAGACTGGATATTTTTTAGTTTAATGGTTATTCTATTTTTAGCCTGTGTCATCATTTCTATGAAACTTGGAACATTTAGATGGTATGGAGAGATATTGTAGCACCTTATTGCCCCGACAAACGCTAAGGGTTAGATCAAAATAAAAAGACACATAAAGTGAAACTTCCATCAGTGGGGGGTTTGTTCATCCCCCACTGATGGTTAAGGAACTCAGGCTAAGGTCGCCGCGTCCTGCGGCTACGCCTGAGTGACCAACATCCTGTTGGCCTGAATCAATCGGGCCTTTACGGGTAGTTATCCCCCACTTATCCTTCTTCGATTTCTCTAAGTCTTGAAGTGGGGGTTTTACTGCCCGTTAATCTGCAATAAAAACTGAGCAGCATATCGCTACTCAGTTTTTACATTTTAAACTAAAACCGATTGTTTTTATCAGCGTTGGTATATGGATTATCATCGCCAGTTTGCAATTCATCGCCTTTTTCCTTTTGCTCTTTATCAATCCTTGCCTGTTGACTAATATCCGTATCGGTTTGTACATTTAAGCGCTCTTCTTCACTCATATAGGACTCACTTCCTGTATTATTAACTTGGGTTGAAGGATCTAAGGGTGGATTTAATGGATTTGGTCCTAAATTCGGATCAGCAGGTTTGACAATATTAGCCCCGCTAGCATATAAAACCCCGTAGTCTTTATCAACATAGAGTAATATGTTTCCATTTTGAATTTCTTGATAATAGCGCTTTACTTCTGCATCGGATGCGCCCATCTTCTCGAGTGCTTCCCTTACTGGTTCTTCACCAGACAGAAAGGCTATAAACTTGTCAAGCCAACCGACATCTACTTCTTCTGAGGATTGCACATCCACATCTGTTTGTCCTCTTAACATCGAAATTTCCTTTTCTCCTTGAGCTACTGCGTATATATCGTCAGCTTCATACCCTTGGATTTTCAACTCTTGAATTTTAAGAAAGGCTTCTTCTTCAGTTGGAAAAGTACCAATAAATTTCTTCTTATCCATGAATATCATTCCTCCTTAGGTCTGCCTGGACATTACTCATAACTTACCCGTAAAAAATTTGATAAAACATATATATGAGTCAATTTCATAAATAACTATTTTAGTAAATTACACGAACATTAAGTTTAGGGGAAACAATTTGTTAGTTTCCAATTTAGTTGATTGGAGCGAAAGGCGGCGACTCCTGCGGGATTAGCGGGACAGGTGAGACCCCGCAGGGCGCGGAGCGATCGAGGAGGCTCACTGCCCGCCCCGCGGAAAGCGTCCGCCTGGAGCGCAAATCAACGTTGTTCGGATTCTAATACTGAAATC harbors:
- a CDS encoding ECF transporter S component, which gives rise to MFKWNLREIVVMSALSVVFAIVYLLFFQVGNVFVGLMGPIGYEPIFGIWFIVSIIAAYIIRKPGAAFLAETIAAFVEVLIGNVNGPRLILAGMIQGLGAEVVFAATGWKRYSVWVLMAAGMGSSVFSFVWAYYISGFAALSPTYVFWMFTIRLLSGALMAGLLGKYISDTLGKTGVLNGMALGKELKRKKTA
- a CDS encoding ABC transporter ATP-binding protein produces the protein MTSEMLTVKNLSFSYDETEAPVLRNLSFSLKKGESMMLLGPSGSGKSSLTLCLNGLYPSVIDGHLEGSIQLFGKSIADYLPGEASKHIGVVFQDPEAQFCMLTVEDEIAFGLENIKIPREKIAERIGWALQLVGLEEHLSANIAALSGGMKQKLALACVLAMKPDLIILDEPTALLDPITTKDFAQTIKRLQAELQFSLIVIEHKLDHWISFMDKSLVFSENGEVIFEGTPKECFKHYRGDLKNHGIWLPKTLLLSEQLGLDNAVPLSEKELLETLVDYKFTVIEIPLNQRKSVYTLHPILETTELTYTKSEKSIIKNMNIRLPEGALTAIVGPNGAGKSTLSYLLAGLVKPTSGKVLHKEKSLRHLSDVEMSKTIGYVFQNPEHQFIADTVYEEIAFSLKMQKRSKAEIKQIVEDILGACRLQHLSHQHPFALSQGQKRRLSVATMMVDEQPLLILDEPTYGQDARTTEELMKMVNKRLEVGFSAIMITHDMELVSSYADYVIVIIDGEVLFQGTPHLLFLASDQLLEAAHIELPIAYSLQKKLTIRGEAFAASYT
- a CDS encoding energy-coupling factor transporter transmembrane component T family protein, which codes for MLSFVFDPVTPLLFWMLILVITFAFGKVNIRKWLLIFIPFLLVALGYVWTTAVFSNPPEGINLVVYWTAGPFKITNYGISTGLALGFRVLCFAGLSLLFILTTDPIKFILSLVQQCKLPPKFAYGLLAGYRFLPLLTEEIRIIRHAHKVRGANREAGIKGKLLALKRYAIPLLASAIRKAERAAIAMESKGFTGARDRTYYYRSEVKKQDWIFFSLMVILFLACVIISMKLGTFRWYGEIL
- a CDS encoding general stress protein, producing MDKKKFIGTFPTEEEAFLKIQELKIQGYEADDIYAVAQGEKEISMLRGQTDVDVQSSEEVDVGWLDKFIAFLSGEEPVREALEKMGASDAEVKRYYQEIQNGNILLYVDKDYGVLYASGANIVKPADPNLGPNPLNPPLDPSTQVNNTGSESYMSEEERLNVQTDTDISQQARIDKEQKEKGDELQTGDDNPYTNADKNNRF